A window of Desulfonauticus submarinus contains these coding sequences:
- a CDS encoding methyl-accepting chemotaxis protein, which yields MKIGYKIMSLTTMLLVLAVGVIIGIVFYNFHAQKEFAEKQVDNFGIEVVNLVSKSGNEIANSFEKEFYLEKKNFLKAEVDTLVSGIRHIIKTGREAGLSEEEIKERVKKCVADMRYGPHKKGYFWINDMQYRAVMHPIKPSLNGKDLSKVRDKKGKYLFVEFVRVCKEKGSGFVDYYWPKPGSDVPVPKLSYVYLLPEFNWVVGTGVYIDDIKERVNVVKSVVRDQINKTTQLSKTKVKEIEIKLEKQIKQVLTGIIGIGLGVIILGLLLAYLFTKFSITAPLAKAVSFAEEISKGNLRASIDLKSKDEIGMLASTLSGMGTKLKEMFKIDDLRHLADVLTNSSSQMNSMSDEFSNRAEGMAGKANTVATAAEEMSVNMSNVAQAMEGVQEAANTVATAAEEMSATISEIAQNSEKAKEITSQAVQRGAETSERVNKLGQAAAEISKVTETITAISSQTNLLALNATIEAARAGEAGKGFAVVANEIKELAQQTADATEEIKHRIGEIQKATDVTVEDIQSITEVINDIDSIISTIAAAVEEQSVTTRDIAQNIGNISENISQAGENVSQSSTVAQDIAKDIAEVNMEVNEMANSSSQLKQSAEELMELAKRLKEITKSFTI from the coding sequence ATGAAGATAGGCTATAAAATAATGAGTTTAACAACAATGCTGTTAGTATTGGCAGTAGGTGTTATCATTGGCATTGTTTTTTATAATTTTCACGCCCAAAAAGAGTTTGCGGAGAAACAAGTTGATAACTTTGGTATAGAGGTTGTTAATTTAGTTAGTAAAAGTGGTAATGAGATTGCTAATTCTTTTGAAAAAGAGTTTTACTTAGAGAAAAAAAATTTTTTAAAAGCTGAGGTGGATACACTTGTTTCAGGTATTAGACATATTATAAAGACAGGGCGAGAAGCTGGATTGAGTGAAGAAGAAATCAAGGAAAGAGTCAAGAAATGTGTTGCTGATATGCGGTATGGTCCCCATAAAAAGGGTTATTTTTGGATAAACGACATGCAATATAGAGCTGTGATGCATCCTATTAAACCCTCTTTAAATGGAAAAGATCTTTCTAAAGTAAGAGATAAGAAAGGCAAGTATTTATTTGTTGAATTTGTAAGGGTTTGTAAGGAAAAAGGTTCTGGTTTTGTAGATTATTACTGGCCTAAGCCAGGTTCTGATGTTCCGGTGCCAAAACTTTCATATGTTTATTTACTTCCAGAATTTAATTGGGTTGTAGGAACAGGAGTATATATTGATGATATCAAAGAACGAGTTAATGTAGTTAAGAGTGTTGTGCGAGATCAAATTAATAAAACAACTCAATTAAGTAAGACAAAAGTGAAAGAGATAGAAATCAAATTAGAGAAACAAATTAAACAGGTATTGACAGGTATTATAGGGATAGGCTTGGGCGTTATCATTTTGGGTCTTTTATTAGCTTATCTATTTACAAAATTTAGTATTACCGCGCCTCTGGCAAAAGCAGTGAGCTTTGCAGAAGAAATAAGCAAGGGAAATCTTAGGGCCTCTATAGATCTTAAATCAAAAGACGAAATTGGGATGTTGGCAAGTACCTTAAGTGGAATGGGTACAAAGTTAAAAGAAATGTTTAAGATAGATGATTTGCGTCATTTAGCAGATGTTTTGACTAATTCTTCTTCCCAAATGAATTCTATGTCAGATGAGTTTTCTAATAGAGCTGAGGGTATGGCTGGCAAGGCAAATACCGTAGCCACCGCAGCAGAAGAAATGAGCGTAAATATGAGCAATGTTGCTCAAGCTATGGAAGGGGTGCAAGAGGCTGCAAACACAGTGGCTACCGCAGCAGAAGAGATGAGTGCTACTATTTCTGAGATAGCCCAAAACTCTGAAAAGGCAAAAGAAATTACTTCTCAAGCTGTTCAAAGAGGAGCAGAAACTTCTGAAAGAGTAAATAAATTAGGTCAGGCTGCTGCTGAAATTTCTAAAGTAACAGAGACTATTACTGCTATCTCTTCTCAAACAAACTTACTGGCTTTAAATGCTACTATTGAGGCAGCAAGAGCTGGAGAGGCTGGTAAAGGGTTTGCTGTGGTAGCTAATGAGATTAAAGAATTAGCTCAACAAACCGCAGATGCCACAGAGGAAATTAAACATAGGATAGGAGAAATTCAAAAGGCAACAGATGTTACAGTAGAAGATATTCAATCTATTACTGAAGTTATAAATGATATAGATTCGATTATTTCCACAATAGCAGCTGCGGTAGAAGAGCAATCCGTAACTACAAGAGATATTGCTCAAAATATTGGAAATATATCTGAAAATATTTCTCAGGCAGGAGAAAATGTAAGTCAGAGCTCTACTGTTGCTCAAGACATTGCAAAAGATATTGCAGAGGTGAATATGGAAGTAAATGAGATGGCTAATAGTAGTTCACAGTTAAAGCAAAGCGCAGAAGAACTTATGGAATTAGCAAAGAGATTAAAAGAAATTACAAAGAGTTTTACTATTTAA
- a CDS encoding chemotaxis protein CheW: MEGDIQKRIGPFQASCFYIGEALCGIDINLVQEINKQINYTVVPHSPDYVLGIMNLRGRIVTIIDFGKKLGLGNTKITDDTRIIIVNSKEEQIGLMVDKITDVINGKWEEVSPPPANIKGIQGRYFLGVCKARNKLVALLNVEEALADETKGS; this comes from the coding sequence ATGGAAGGTGATATTCAAAAAAGGATAGGTCCTTTTCAAGCCTCCTGTTTTTATATTGGGGAGGCTTTATGTGGTATAGATATAAATTTAGTTCAAGAGATTAATAAACAAATTAATTATACAGTTGTGCCTCATTCTCCTGATTATGTGCTTGGTATTATGAATTTAAGAGGAAGGATAGTGACTATTATTGATTTTGGTAAAAAATTAGGGTTAGGAAATACTAAAATTACAGATGATACAAGAATTATTATTGTTAACTCTAAAGAAGAACAAATAGGACTTATGGTTGATAAGATAACAGATGTAATAAATGGAAAATGGGAGGAGGTTTCTCCTCCTCCTGCTAATATTAAGGGAATTCAAGGTAGATACTTTTTAGGGGTATGTAAGGCACGCAACAAGTTAGTTGCTCTTTTAAATGTAGAAGAAGCTTTAGCAGATGAAACAAAGGGAAGTTAA
- a CDS encoding response regulator: MTKKPPLILVVDDSVLNRKILETLLQDEGYEVVEAGSGKECFDLAKKLKPDLILLDIMMPGEDGLETCRRLKQDPSTQEIPVIFISALSENRYIVRGLELGGVDYIVKPFSNPEVLARVKVHLGLKFAREQLIEAQAEKLNSIKDAQDSLLISPKDLPEAKFAYVYRSLKEAGGDFLDVLKLGEKQFLYILGDISGHDLGVGYYLSALKALCQQNFELFTPIRDGLNMINKISKKIFYPGQYVTANFVMLNFSSQILYFYNAAHYPLLLLRDNKVKEIYSEGDVLGAFDNFFIEETILEVEKGDRVFLFTDGLLGCSLKFKDKIERLKDVILKFKKFSLKDQIDFVVREMIGNRKIDDDLTFLGIEI, encoded by the coding sequence GTGACCAAAAAACCTCCACTTATTTTAGTAGTAGATGATTCTGTCTTAAATAGAAAAATATTGGAGACCCTTTTACAAGATGAGGGCTACGAAGTAGTTGAAGCAGGAAGTGGAAAGGAGTGTTTTGATTTAGCTAAGAAGTTAAAACCAGATCTTATTTTGTTAGATATAATGATGCCAGGAGAAGATGGCTTGGAGACGTGTAGGCGTCTAAAGCAAGATCCATCTACTCAAGAAATACCTGTTATCTTTATTTCAGCTTTAAGTGAGAATAGATATATTGTGCGCGGGTTGGAATTAGGTGGGGTTGACTATATAGTAAAACCTTTTTCCAATCCAGAAGTTTTAGCAAGGGTAAAAGTTCATTTGGGATTAAAATTTGCTAGAGAGCAACTCATAGAAGCTCAAGCAGAAAAGTTAAACTCAATAAAAGATGCTCAGGATTCTCTTCTTATTTCTCCTAAAGATTTGCCTGAAGCAAAGTTTGCTTATGTATATAGATCTTTAAAAGAAGCTGGAGGAGATTTTTTAGATGTTTTAAAGCTTGGAGAAAAACAGTTTTTATATATTCTAGGAGATATTAGTGGTCATGACTTGGGAGTTGGATACTATCTTTCTGCTTTAAAAGCTCTTTGTCAGCAGAATTTTGAGTTATTTACTCCTATTAGAGATGGTCTTAATATGATTAATAAAATTAGCAAAAAGATTTTTTATCCTGGTCAATATGTTACAGCTAATTTTGTAATGTTAAATTTTAGTAGCCAGATTTTATATTTTTATAATGCGGCCCACTATCCATTACTTTTATTAAGAGATAATAAGGTAAAAGAAATTTATTCAGAAGGTGATGTTTTAGGTGCTTTTGATAATTTTTTTATAGAAGAAACTATTCTAGAAGTAGAAAAAGGAGATAGAGTATTTTTATTTACTGATGGCTTGCTTGGATGTTCTTTAAAATTTAAAGATAAAATAGAAAGATTAAAAGATGTTATATTAAAATTTAAAAAATTTTCATTGAAAGATCAGATAGATTTTGTTGTGCGAGAAATGATAGGAAATAGGAAGATAGATGATGACTTAACATTTTTGGGAATAGAAATATAA
- a CDS encoding ATP-binding protein: MNLKIFKYNFFLKVSFYADLNCIASVMECVLDFLKGWNIDVSDFKLNLILREALNNAIIHGARLDKKKKILFWLKKEKKRLYFFIRDPGAGFNFLSFGKKPEEFCPRGWGIYLIRHYSSGCRFFYPGNKFLFWVDLEESKKNRL, from the coding sequence ATGAATCTGAAAATTTTTAAATATAATTTTTTTTTAAAAGTATCTTTTTATGCTGATTTAAATTGTATAGCTAGTGTAATGGAATGCGTTCTTGATTTTTTAAAAGGATGGAACATAGATGTTTCGGATTTTAAGTTAAATTTAATCTTGAGAGAAGCATTAAATAATGCTATAATTCATGGTGCCCGTTTAGATAAAAAAAAGAAAATTTTATTTTGGTTAAAAAAAGAGAAAAAAAGGCTTTATTTTTTTATTCGAGATCCAGGAGCTGGTTTTAATTTTTTGTCTTTTGGGAAAAAGCCAGAAGAATTTTGTCCTAGAGGGTGGGGAATTTATCTTATTCGACATTATAGCTCTGGGTGCAGATTTTTTTATCCAGGAAATAAATTTCTTTTTTGGGTAGATTTAGAAGAAAGTAAAAAAAATAGATTATAA
- a CDS encoding protein-glutamate methylesterase/protein-glutamine glutaminase has product MPLKVLVVDDTIVYRKILSDVFAQIPEVTVVGSANNGKVALARIESLKPDLVTLDVEMPIMDGLQTLEEIRKRKLDVGVIMVSTLTKRGSQITMRALELGAFDFITKPDHAKQEENFQELLKVLGPKVKAYLRRLEIKKALKSGQKVTNAGQLEKFETKDKVYRKRTVTTRVEKSQIVAIGVSTGGPNALSTMLPMLPGNLGVPVVLVQHMPPVFTKSLAESLNSKCALQVKEAEEGEEIKPNVIYIAPGGKQMKIVRGAGKQVVIKITDDPPENNCKPAVDYLFRSVAKEYKSKATGVVMTGMGNDGTLGLKVMKSFGAITIAQDAETCVVYGMPKSAIEAGVVDIIAPLDKIAEEIVKTVKLA; this is encoded by the coding sequence TTGCCGTTAAAGGTTTTAGTTGTAGATGATACTATTGTATATCGTAAGATTTTGAGCGATGTATTTGCTCAGATTCCAGAAGTGACAGTAGTAGGCAGTGCAAATAATGGAAAGGTCGCTCTTGCTAGAATAGAGAGTTTAAAACCAGACTTGGTGACTTTAGATGTAGAAATGCCCATTATGGATGGGCTTCAGACCTTAGAAGAGATTAGAAAAAGGAAGTTAGATGTTGGCGTTATAATGGTGAGTACCCTTACTAAAAGGGGTAGTCAGATCACTATGCGAGCACTGGAATTAGGTGCTTTTGATTTTATTACCAAACCAGATCACGCCAAACAAGAGGAGAATTTTCAAGAATTATTAAAAGTTTTAGGTCCAAAAGTTAAGGCTTATTTGCGTAGGCTAGAGATAAAAAAAGCCCTTAAATCTGGACAAAAAGTTACTAATGCTGGACAGTTAGAAAAATTTGAGACCAAGGATAAAGTTTATAGAAAGCGCACAGTAACAACAAGAGTAGAAAAATCTCAAATTGTGGCCATAGGAGTATCCACAGGCGGCCCAAATGCTCTTAGTACTATGCTTCCTATGCTTCCGGGCAATTTGGGGGTCCCTGTAGTTTTGGTTCAACATATGCCCCCAGTATTTACTAAGTCTTTGGCAGAGAGTTTAAATTCTAAATGTGCTTTACAAGTTAAGGAAGCAGAAGAGGGAGAAGAAATAAAGCCAAATGTGATTTATATTGCTCCTGGTGGGAAACAAATGAAAATTGTAAGGGGAGCAGGTAAACAAGTAGTGATAAAAATTACAGATGATCCTCCAGAAAATAATTGTAAGCCTGCTGTGGATTATTTGTTTCGTTCTGTGGCTAAGGAATATAAATCTAAAGCCACAGGAGTGGTAATGACAGGTATGGGTAATGATGGAACGCTTGGTTTAAAGGTAATGAAATCTTTTGGAGCTATAACCATTGCCCAAGATGCTGAAACATGTGTGGTTTATGGTATGCCAAAATCTGCTATAGAAGCAGGGGTTGTAGATATTATTGCTCCATTGGATAAAATTGCTGAAGAAATCGTAAAAACAGTTAAGCTTGCATGA
- a CDS encoding CheR family methyltransferase produces the protein MKIKPEEFKVLTQYIYKISGIFLDPSKAYLLETRLKSLLEQEKASSYLELYKKALADPTKRIEKAIIDAITTKETLFFRDQAPFDLLKFKILPDLIDRRSKTTSKHLPIKIRIWSAACSTGQEVYSIAIAIKETIPDLEKYNITILGTDISDEAIAKASYGKYNKFEIERGLPPDKLRKYFDPTPDGQWRIKDEIRFMANFRKINLMKPFSILGKFDIIFCRNVAIYFAPEDKKKLFERIAQVLQPDGYLIIGSTESLAGITDLFVPKRYLRAIFYQLKSFKG, from the coding sequence ATGAAAATAAAGCCTGAAGAATTCAAAGTTCTTACCCAGTATATCTATAAGATATCTGGCATATTCCTTGATCCATCAAAAGCATATTTGTTGGAGACAAGGTTAAAATCTCTTTTAGAACAAGAAAAGGCTAGTTCTTATTTAGAACTTTATAAAAAAGCTCTTGCTGATCCTACAAAACGTATAGAAAAAGCAATAATAGATGCTATAACAACAAAGGAAACACTTTTCTTTAGAGATCAAGCTCCTTTTGATTTATTAAAATTTAAAATTTTGCCTGATTTGATTGATAGAAGATCAAAAACAACATCTAAGCATTTACCTATAAAAATTAGAATATGGAGTGCTGCTTGTTCCACAGGGCAAGAAGTATATAGTATTGCTATAGCAATTAAAGAAACTATTCCAGATTTAGAAAAGTACAACATTACAATTTTGGGTACAGATATATCTGATGAAGCTATTGCAAAGGCAAGTTATGGCAAATATAATAAGTTTGAAATAGAAAGAGGTCTTCCGCCAGATAAGTTGAGAAAATATTTTGATCCAACTCCAGATGGTCAATGGAGAATAAAAGATGAAATAAGATTTATGGCTAATTTTAGGAAAATTAACTTAATGAAGCCTTTTTCTATCTTAGGTAAATTTGATATAATTTTTTGTAGAAATGTAGCCATTTATTTTGCTCCTGAGGATAAAAAAAAGTTATTTGAAAGAATTGCTCAGGTTTTGCAACCAGATGGATATTTAATTATTGGTTCTACAGAGTCTTTAGCTGGCATAACAGATCTTTTTGTTCCTAAAAGATATTTAAGAGCCATATTTTATCAATTAAAAAGTTTTAAAGGTTAA
- a CDS encoding pyruvate carboxylase yields the protein MLMKSFEQVKKELYGKKILVANRGIPARRIVRSIYELKAIPVMTATNVDKTAPFTSGAMDLLLLGEDPRAYLNIDIIIAKAKAKGIIAIHPGWGFASENESFPEKCKEAGIIFIGPEANSMRLLGNKVEVRRLAKKLGIPVVPGSEEAVTLEEAKEIAEDIGYPIMLKAEGGGGGRGIYEVYKESQLESAFVKASTQAQAAFGNPRLYVEKFLPSVRHIEIQVIADKYGNVFAFDERDCTVQRNHQKLIEITPSPWSKMTKDLRQELKEYAVKLIKEVGYYSLATVEFLIDSAGTPYLIEVNTRLQVEHGITECRYGIDLVEEQIAVAFGSKLRFNNRTVKPSNWAMQVRINLEDPQNNFSPNSGVITRYQSPGGQGVRVDSCIGTGYHFPSQYDSAAALLIVFGKTWTKILNTMDRALREYIIGGVKSTIPFHRKVINHSVFQKGDFDTNFISNHPEVMIYKDMEPESLRLSKLVAEISAKGYNPYLQLGEYRGYSDKRLGRFYPVLPTFNPKDYKYPYPRGDRDAILDFIRDSDYIHFMDTTPRDITQSNSGNRFRLAEDRLIGPYLDNCGFFSIENGGGAHYHVAMLANMTYPFTEAKEWNRFAPKTLKQILVRSTNLLGYKPQPKNLMHLTGEMICEHYDVIRCFDFLNHIENMRPLAEVVLSSKSNIFEPAISLSWAKGFDIPHYLSVVEEILKLVKDIRGVSLKKAQKLIILGLKDMAGVCPPVFMRELVLAIKKKYPELIIHYHRHYTDGLFVPAVAEAAKAGAKIVDTAIGASVRWYGQGEVLSTAAYMEELGLKTNLNKEMIRKCNFVLKQIMPYYDKYTAPYFQGIDYDVVEHGMPGGATSSSQEGAMKQGYIHLLPYMLKFLAGTRKIVRYHDVTPGSQITWNTAFLAVTGAYKRGGEVEVKRLLNVLERVVEIPEDKLDEQTKKDRLMIYRESNDAFRNLLLGKFGKLPLGFPPDWVYESAFGDKYKEALEQRTEESPLVKLQNIDIKVEKEKLTELIGREPNEEELINYLNHPGDALKTIQFKQKFGDPNNLPLDVWFEGLEVGEELNFEDSNGKPHTMIILDISTPDVRGHSVVRYSLDSEFFTYQVKVKESIAAEKDEVEMADASNPYHVAAPCSGDLWVMHVKPGDMVKQGEELFNISVMKQEKAVLSPVDGIVKRVLKVANYQEDKKMVPVKEGELIVELMPASQTCPTCRKPVSLSDAKFCPNCGQKLKK from the coding sequence ATATTGATGAAAAGTTTTGAACAGGTAAAAAAGGAGCTTTATGGAAAGAAGATTTTAGTAGCCAATAGAGGCATTCCTGCTCGAAGGATTGTTCGATCGATTTATGAATTAAAAGCTATTCCTGTTATGACTGCAACTAATGTAGACAAAACAGCGCCCTTTACTTCTGGGGCAATGGATTTGCTTTTGTTAGGTGAAGATCCAAGAGCATATTTAAACATAGATATTATTATAGCAAAGGCAAAAGCTAAAGGTATCATTGCAATACACCCTGGATGGGGTTTTGCTTCAGAAAACGAATCTTTTCCAGAAAAATGTAAAGAAGCTGGAATTATTTTTATAGGCCCAGAGGCTAATTCTATGCGCCTTTTGGGCAATAAAGTTGAAGTTAGAAGATTGGCAAAAAAACTTGGTATTCCTGTAGTTCCAGGGTCAGAGGAAGCTGTTACTCTTGAAGAGGCTAAAGAAATAGCAGAAGATATAGGTTATCCTATTATGTTAAAGGCAGAAGGGGGTGGTGGTGGAAGAGGAATTTATGAAGTGTATAAAGAGAGCCAGTTGGAGAGTGCTTTTGTCAAAGCTTCTACCCAAGCTCAAGCTGCTTTTGGTAATCCTAGGTTGTATGTAGAAAAGTTTCTTCCTTCGGTTCGACATATAGAAATTCAAGTTATAGCAGATAAATATGGAAATGTTTTTGCTTTTGATGAGCGGGATTGTACTGTGCAAAGAAATCATCAAAAGCTTATTGAAATTACTCCTTCTCCATGGTCAAAGATGACCAAAGACTTAAGACAAGAATTAAAAGAATATGCTGTTAAATTGATTAAAGAAGTTGGTTATTATTCTTTGGCTACAGTAGAATTTTTAATAGATAGTGCAGGGACTCCATATCTTATTGAAGTAAATACTAGATTACAGGTAGAGCATGGAATTACTGAGTGTAGATATGGAATTGATTTAGTAGAAGAACAAATAGCAGTAGCTTTTGGTTCTAAATTGCGTTTTAATAATAGAACGGTGAAACCTTCTAATTGGGCTATGCAAGTGAGAATAAACTTAGAAGATCCTCAAAACAACTTTAGCCCAAATTCTGGTGTGATTACCCGCTATCAATCTCCAGGTGGACAAGGAGTTAGAGTAGATTCGTGCATTGGAACAGGGTATCATTTTCCTTCCCAATATGATTCTGCTGCTGCTTTACTGATAGTTTTTGGTAAAACTTGGACAAAAATTTTAAATACAATGGATAGGGCTCTTAGAGAGTATATTATAGGAGGAGTGAAAAGTACTATTCCATTCCATCGAAAAGTTATAAACCATTCTGTTTTTCAAAAAGGAGATTTTGATACTAACTTTATTTCCAATCATCCTGAAGTAATGATCTATAAAGATATGGAACCTGAATCGCTTCGACTTTCAAAGTTGGTGGCTGAGATTTCAGCAAAGGGTTATAATCCTTATTTGCAGTTAGGAGAATATAGGGGATATTCTGATAAGAGATTAGGCAGATTTTATCCTGTTCTTCCCACATTTAATCCTAAAGATTATAAATATCCTTATCCTCGTGGAGATAGAGATGCGATTTTAGATTTTATTAGAGATTCTGATTACATTCATTTTATGGATACTACGCCTAGAGACATTACCCAATCTAATAGCGGGAATAGATTTCGATTAGCTGAAGATAGGTTAATAGGCCCTTACTTAGATAATTGCGGTTTTTTCTCTATCGAAAATGGAGGAGGAGCTCACTATCATGTAGCAATGTTGGCTAATATGACGTATCCTTTTACTGAGGCTAAGGAATGGAATAGATTTGCTCCAAAAACTTTGAAGCAAATTTTGGTACGTTCTACTAATTTATTGGGATATAAACCCCAGCCTAAAAATCTAATGCATCTTACAGGGGAAATGATTTGTGAGCATTATGATGTAATTCGTTGCTTTGACTTTTTAAATCATATTGAAAATATGCGTCCTTTAGCAGAAGTTGTTTTGAGTTCAAAAAGTAATATTTTTGAACCAGCTATTTCCTTATCTTGGGCCAAAGGTTTTGATATTCCTCATTATTTAAGTGTAGTTGAGGAAATTTTAAAATTAGTAAAAGACATTAGAGGAGTATCTTTAAAAAAGGCTCAAAAGCTTATTATTTTGGGATTAAAAGACATGGCTGGAGTATGTCCTCCAGTGTTTATGAGAGAATTGGTATTGGCAATTAAAAAGAAGTACCCTGAATTGATTATTCACTATCATAGACACTATACAGATGGACTTTTTGTGCCAGCAGTAGCAGAAGCTGCAAAAGCTGGGGCTAAGATAGTGGATACAGCCATTGGCGCTTCTGTTAGGTGGTATGGTCAGGGCGAGGTTTTATCTACTGCTGCTTATATGGAAGAATTGGGATTAAAGACAAATCTTAATAAAGAAATGATTCGGAAATGTAATTTTGTTTTAAAACAGATAATGCCGTATTACGATAAATATACAGCCCCTTATTTTCAAGGTATTGATTATGACGTTGTAGAACATGGAATGCCTGGTGGAGCTACATCTTCTTCTCAAGAAGGAGCAATGAAACAAGGTTATATTCACCTTTTACCCTATATGTTAAAATTTTTAGCAGGTACAAGAAAGATTGTTCGTTATCATGATGTTACACCTGGTTCACAAATAACGTGGAATACAGCATTTTTAGCAGTTACTGGAGCATATAAGAGAGGAGGAGAAGTAGAGGTTAAGAGATTGCTTAACGTATTAGAAAGAGTTGTAGAAATTCCAGAAGATAAATTGGATGAGCAAACTAAAAAAGATCGTCTTATGATTTATAGAGAAAGTAATGATGCTTTTAGAAATTTACTTTTGGGTAAATTTGGCAAGTTGCCTTTAGGATTCCCTCCGGATTGGGTTTATGAAAGTGCGTTTGGAGATAAATATAAAGAAGCTTTAGAACAGCGAACAGAAGAATCTCCTTTGGTTAAACTTCAAAATATAGATATTAAGGTTGAGAAAGAGAAATTAACAGAATTAATAGGCAGAGAGCCTAATGAAGAGGAATTAATAAATTACTTAAATCATCCAGGAGATGCGCTAAAAACAATTCAATTTAAACAAAAATTTGGAGATCCTAATAATTTGCCTTTGGATGTGTGGTTTGAAGGTTTAGAAGTAGGAGAAGAGTTAAATTTTGAAGATTCTAATGGTAAGCCTCATACAATGATTATTTTAGACATTTCTACTCCTGATGTACGAGGACATAGTGTGGTAAGATATAGCTTGGATTCTGAATTTTTTACTTATCAGGTAAAAGTAAAAGAAAGTATAGCTGCAGAAAAGGATGAGGTAGAAATGGCAGATGCTTCTAATCCTTATCATGTTGCTGCCCCTTGTAGTGGAGATTTGTGGGTAATGCATGTAAAACCAGGAGATATGGTAAAACAAGGAGAAGAACTTTTTAATATTTCAGTTATGAAGCAAGAAAAGGCGGTTTTATCTCCTGTAGATGGAATTGTAAAAAGAGTGTTAAAAGTTGCCAATTATCAAGAAGATAAAAAAATGGTTCCTGTAAAAGAAGGGGAACTTATTGTAGAGCTTATGCCAGCAAGTCAAACTTGTCCAACTTGCAGAAAACCAGTCTCCCTTTCAGATGCAAAATTTTGTCCTAATTGCGGGCAGAAGTTGAAAAAATAA
- a CDS encoding carbon starvation CstA family protein — translation MLIFFVCVILLFGGYFIYSKIIDKIFGSDSHRITPAKEFNDGIDFVEMSPKKIFLIQLLNIAGLGPIFGPILGALYGPVALIWIVLGTIFAGGVHDYFSGMLSIRYKGASIPDIVGETLGCGFKQFMRVFSVVLLLLVGIVFVLGPAKLLANLSGVSTALWVAIIFAYYFIATILPIDKIIGKIYPFFGAILVFMAVGLISALMIKGYHLYPEASLVNSHPRHLPLWPLMFITIACGAISGFHSTQSPMMARCLPNEKYGRVVFYGAMIGEGLIALIWATMGMSFYHNAEALNAVLVKGGPALVVKDISTTLLGTIGGVFAILGVVVLPITSGDTAFRSARLIIAEFFKISQKQGMKRLLIAVPLFIVGFIISKSNFSVIWRYFGWANQTLATVTLWSAAAYLIKKDKLHWVATIPATFMTAVVVTYLAYAKIGFGLNLNTATTIGIVGAILSFIVFVLKFKFFKIGERW, via the coding sequence ATGTTAATATTTTTTGTATGTGTAATATTATTGTTTGGTGGATATTTTATTTATAGTAAGATAATTGACAAAATTTTTGGCTCAGATTCACACCGTATTACCCCAGCTAAAGAATTTAATGATGGTATTGATTTTGTAGAGATGTCTCCTAAAAAAATATTTTTAATCCAGTTGCTTAATATTGCAGGTTTAGGGCCAATATTTGGTCCTATATTAGGAGCATTGTATGGACCTGTTGCCTTGATATGGATTGTTCTTGGTACAATCTTCGCTGGTGGAGTTCATGATTATTTTTCAGGTATGCTTTCTATTAGATATAAAGGAGCGAGTATCCCAGACATTGTTGGAGAAACTCTTGGTTGTGGGTTTAAGCAGTTTATGAGAGTATTTTCAGTTGTTTTATTATTGCTGGTTGGAATAGTTTTTGTGCTTGGACCAGCAAAACTTCTTGCTAATCTTTCGGGGGTAAGCACAGCTTTATGGGTAGCTATTATTTTTGCTTATTATTTTATAGCCACAATTCTTCCAATTGATAAAATTATTGGCAAAATTTATCCTTTTTTTGGAGCAATATTAGTTTTTATGGCTGTGGGATTGATCTCTGCATTGATGATAAAAGGATATCATTTATATCCCGAAGCTTCTTTAGTAAATTCACACCCAAGACATTTACCTTTATGGCCCTTGATGTTTATAACTATTGCCTGTGGTGCTATTAGCGGATTTCATTCAACACAATCTCCTATGATGGCAAGATGCTTGCCCAATGAGAAATATGGTCGAGTGGTGTTTTATGGAGCAATGATTGGTGAAGGTTTAATTGCCTTGATTTGGGCCACAATGGGTATGTCGTTTTACCATAATGCAGAAGCTTTAAATGCTGTTCTAGTAAAAGGCGGACCTGCTTTGGTAGTTAAAGATATATCTACTACTTTGCTGGGTACAATAGGAGGAGTGTTTGCAATTCTTGGTGTTGTTGTACTTCCTATTACTTCTGGGGATACAGCTTTTCGTAGTGCAAGACTTATAATTGCAGAATTCTTTAAAATTTCTCAAAAACAAGGGATGAAAAGATTATTAATCGCAGTTCCTCTTTTTATTGTGGGTTTCATAATTTCAAAATCCAACTTTAGCGTTATATGGAGATATTTTGGTTGGGCAAACCAAACACTTGCCACAGTTACACTTTGGTCTGCTGCTGCATATCTTATTAAAAAAGATAAGTTGCACTGGGTAGCAACAATACCTGCAACGTTTATGACAGCTGTGGTTGTAACCTACCTTGCTTATGCTAAGATTGGCTTTGGATTAAATTTAAACACTGCTACCACAATAGGTATTGTTGGGGCAATATTATCTTTTATAGTATTTGTGTTAAAGTTTAAATTTTTTAAAATTGGGGAGAGATGGTAA